In a single window of the Eshraghiella crossota genome:
- the smpB gene encoding SsrA-binding protein SmpB yields the protein MEKKDNGFKLVANNKKAYFDYFIEDKWEAGIALYGTEVKSIRMGKASIKESYIKIENGEVFIYNMHISPYEKGNIFNRDPVRVRKLLLHKAEINKIAGKTAEKGYTLVPLQIYIKDGLCKVEIGLGKGKKLYDKRDSIAKKDVRRENERDFKIKNL from the coding sequence ATGGAAAAGAAAGATAACGGCTTTAAACTTGTAGCCAATAACAAAAAAGCATATTTTGATTACTTTATCGAAGATAAATGGGAAGCCGGTATTGCATTGTACGGTACTGAGGTTAAATCAATCCGTATGGGTAAGGCAAGTATAAAAGAATCTTATATTAAGATTGAAAACGGTGAAGTTTTCATATATAATATGCACATAAGTCCTTATGAAAAGGGTAATATTTTTAACAGAGACCCGGTAAGAGTAAGAAAGCTTCTGCTTCATAAGGCGGAAATCAATAAGATTGCCGGTAAAACTGCTGAAAAGGGATATACACTTGTTCCCTTACAGATATATATTAAAGATGGTCTTTGCAAGGTGGAAATCGGTCTTGGCAAAGGTAAGAAATTATATGATAAGCGTGATTCTATTGCTAAAAAAGATGTCCGCAGAGAAAATGAACGCGATTTCAAAATTAAAAATTTATAG